Part of the Gimesia chilikensis genome, GTGCAGAGACGACGGGCCAGTAACCGTGATCGATGGCCATCCGCAGGGTTTCCAGCGTTTCGGTCAGAGTGCCGATCTGGTTAAGTTTGACCAGCACACTGTTCGCGGTCTGACTGGAGATTCCCTGCTGCAGCCGCTGTCGATTGGTCACGAACAGATCGTCTCCAATCAGCTGCACGCGATGCCCCAGGCGTTCGGTGAGTTTCTTCCAGCCTTCCCAGTCATCTTCAGCCAGGCCGTCTTCGATACTGACGATCGGATAGGTGTCGACCCAGCGTTCCAGCATGTTAATCACATCGTCGGCTGAGAGTGCTTCCTCACCCGTCGCATTCAGGTGATAGGTGTTACTCTCCGCGTCATAGAAGTGCGTACTCGCGACATCCAGACCGATGGCGACATCGTCGCCCGGTGTCAGGCCCGCGGCTTCGATGGCACCGACCACGTATTTGACCGCTTCGCTGTTGCAGGAGAGTTTGGGACCGTAGCCCCCCTCATCACCGATGAGGGTGCCTTCATGTCCCGTCTTATTGAGGATCTGTCCCAGACGGCGGTAGATAGTCACGATCCATTCAAAGGCCTGACGATACGAGGTCGCTCCGACTGGCAGAATCAGGAAATCCTGGAAATCGAGATTGCGGCCTGCGTGCAGTCCTCCCGAGATCATGTTGACCATCGGGAGTGGCAGGGACATCGACTGTGCCAGGAGCGAGGTTCGTGCCCGCTGCGCCGGTTCGACACCGGTCTGTGACTCGAGATAGTCCGACCAGATTTCCGCAAACCGTTCTACAGGGCTCTGCTCTTGTGCCTCGGCAGAAGCGTAGGCCGCGGCCAGGGAGGCCCCCAGAATTGCGTTTGCCCCCAGTCGTGATTTGTTTTCTGTTCCGTCCAGTTCGCGAAGCCGATCATCGATGGCCCGCTGGTCAGCCGCATCCTGACCGATCAGCGCATCCGCAATATCGCGGCGGACATTCTCGACAGCGCGGGTCACTCCCAGTCCGTCAAAGCGTTCGGGGTCTTCATCTCGCAGTTCGACGGCTTCAAACTTTCCGGTGCTGGCGCCACTGGGTACGATGGCTCGCCCCGGACGACAATTGGCACAACAGATTTCGACCTCCACTGTGGGATTGCCCCGACTGTCAAAAACTTCGCGTGCCTGAACATACTCGATTTGTGTCATGACAGAATACTCTCCCGTCTGCCTTTGTAGTTCCGAATGATTGCCTGACGCTCTCAGGCAGTTCCTTATTTAAACATAACAGGATTTTCGGGCCGCGTCACCCGAGCGTCCCTCAGGAGGTCAGCATCTCCCGCAGTCTTTGAAATGCCTGCGGCAGTGAGGCCGGTGCGTCCAGAATCAGCGATAGCGCGAAAGATCGAACCTGATCCTGCTGTGCGCTGGAGAGGTAATCGACCGTACTCTTACCATCGACGCGGGCCAGCATGCAGGCTGCCAGATGTTTGATGGTCCGCTGACCGATCTGTGGTTCCTCCATTTTAGCAGACTCCGATCCCGGCTCCAGAGGCGCGACGACCTCGGTGCTGAGGTAGGACTTCCAGAATGTTTCCGCCAACTCAATACAGTGCGTTCCCTCTGCCTGAAAATAAATGGCCTTGAGCAGGAGATGACTCAGAAAGAATCCCAGATCAAAAGCCGGATCACCAAAATGGGCCGTCTCAAAATCGACCAGGTGGATCTGCTCGTCGGTGATCAGGATATTCTTGGGACTGAAGTCCGCCAGCACCAGGCAGAGCCGATGCGCGGACATTTCCTCGATCAGTTCTGCAACCCACTCTTTGATTTCCGGATGTGAGCGGACGATGAACCGGTAAAAAGGATCGATGCGCAGCTGGTCAAAGATCTCCCAGTTCCCCCACCGCTGCTGATAGCCTTCCTGAAGAAACGACTTTCTGTGGATGGCGCTCAGATATTTCCCCAGTTCGAGGGCCACCGTTTGATTAACCCGGCCATCCAGCAGTTCTGCCTTCCAGACCCTGTGATCAGCGGCGATGGCTTCCATGGCGAACAGGTAGTTATCCCGATCCTCGAACAGCACACGCGGGACCACCCCCGCGGGTAACAGTTGATCCAGTTCCTGCATCACTTCCAGTTCGCGCCAGATCCGCTCCAGCTGACTGAACCACTCGGCCTGGGTCCGCAGCTGCTTGCGGGACTGCTTGATCACAAAATCGGCGTCCGCTGCCCGATCTATACGAATGACGATATTGGAGACCCCCCAGGCCAATGCCTCGGCGTCAGCCTGCTCATCAGGTTCCAGCTGTCCCTGTTCCCTGAGATACTCAATCACGTTCTCCGCAGTGATCTCCCGCTCCATGTTTTCTTCCCATAAGTTGATAACTGGTAAGCGTTAATCGTGTTTTGACCGCTTCATCTTAATCTGAGATTCCTTCTCTTAACAGGCTTAGAATGCGCTTCCCCGGAGGAAATCAGCAGGCGGTGTGCTCAAGGCACTTTCCTCACCAGCCGCATAACCTGCATTATCCGCTGCTACGCAGGAATTACCTGACCGGTTTGACTTTAACAACAGGCAGGTTGAGTTGTGAAAAACTTGGTTTACCAGCAACTTTTTGTTGCCAGAACCAATTTGTATGCTGTAAGATGATAATGTTGGGTTAGTTGTAATAAATAGCTGATTCAGCGACTTCTCGTCTTACACCACAAGAAAGTGGTATTTTCTCCGTGAACCACAGGAACGTTTTCTATGTTGTCCACAAAAACCGCGTCCCGATTTTTGACAATTTTGACCGCTGGCTGCCTGGCTCTGTGCCTGAGCACAAACGTGGAGGCCGGCAAAAAATCGATCCGTCCGCAAAAATATGATCCTTCTGCAGAAAAGGTAGATGATCTGTTTGACGCCATGGAGTCCGGTCTGGTCGATGTCGAAATCATCGCGAAGAGCTCCAAAGGTGGCAACGTTCTGATTACGAACAATAACGATAAACCGTTGAACGTAAAATTGCCGGAAACATTCCTGGCAGTTCAGGTTCTTAAGCAGGGTGCCCTCGGCGGTGGCCTGGGTGGCGGCGGTCTGGGCGGTGGCTTAGGCGGCGGCTTAGGCGGCCAGGGAGGTCAGGCACAGACAGCAGGCGGTGGTGCCGGCGGTGGTCTGGGCGGCGGACTCGGTGGTGGATTAGGGGGAGCCGGTGGCGCTGGTGGTGCCGGCGGTGGTTTCTTCTCTGTTCCTCCTGAAAAAACTGTTTACGTTCCTTACACTTCGGTCTGTCTCGAACACGGTAAAAAAGAGCCTTCCTCACGGATGGAATACCGGATGGTCAAAACTGAAGACATGGTCAAAGATCCTGCTCTGCAGGAACTGCTGAAGTTGGTCGCAACCGGCCGGGTTAACCAGCAGGCAGGTCAGGCAGCAGCCTGGCACCTCGCCAACAAGATGAGCTGGCAGGAACTCGCTTCAAAATCAATCAAACACGTTGGTGGTCTGCCACCTTCGCCTTACTTCAATCCTGCTGAACTGCAGTTCGCCGTTCAACTGGTTGGCATTTCTCACGAACGTGCCCGCAACCGGAAAGACGTCGACAAATCTGAAGAAGCCCCTGCCCGGGCTCAGACAGAAACTGTTCGCAGCTTTTCCAAGTAAAGCAATGCAAGACATCACAAGGCTCGCTTCGGCGAGCCTTTTTTTATGCGCCACACTACCATCTGGTTAAGCTGTCCGGTATTTTGGATACATGTCTCAACATTGA contains:
- the eno gene encoding phosphopyruvate hydratase; its protein translation is MTQIEYVQAREVFDSRGNPTVEVEICCANCRPGRAIVPSGASTGKFEAVELRDEDPERFDGLGVTRAVENVRRDIADALIGQDAADQRAIDDRLRELDGTENKSRLGANAILGASLAAAYASAEAQEQSPVERFAEIWSDYLESQTGVEPAQRARTSLLAQSMSLPLPMVNMISGGLHAGRNLDFQDFLILPVGATSYRQAFEWIVTIYRRLGQILNKTGHEGTLIGDEGGYGPKLSCNSEAVKYVVGAIEAAGLTPGDDVAIGLDVASTHFYDAESNTYHLNATGEEALSADDVINMLERWVDTYPIVSIEDGLAEDDWEGWKKLTERLGHRVQLIGDDLFVTNRQRLQQGISSQTANSVLVKLNQIGTLTETLETLRMAIDHGYWPVVSARSGETEDTTIADLVVATGAGQLKVGSVGRSERLAKYNQLLRLEELLADRAPYHGGGIFSSLQR
- a CDS encoding phosphotransferase family protein; its protein translation is MEREITAENVIEYLREQGQLEPDEQADAEALAWGVSNIVIRIDRAADADFVIKQSRKQLRTQAEWFSQLERIWRELEVMQELDQLLPAGVVPRVLFEDRDNYLFAMEAIAADHRVWKAELLDGRVNQTVALELGKYLSAIHRKSFLQEGYQQRWGNWEIFDQLRIDPFYRFIVRSHPEIKEWVAELIEEMSAHRLCLVLADFSPKNILITDEQIHLVDFETAHFGDPAFDLGFFLSHLLLKAIYFQAEGTHCIELAETFWKSYLSTEVVAPLEPGSESAKMEEPQIGQRTIKHLAACMLARVDGKSTVDYLSSAQQDQVRSFALSLILDAPASLPQAFQRLREMLTS